A window from Kluyveromyces lactis strain NRRL Y-1140 chromosome E complete sequence encodes these proteins:
- the ALR1 gene encoding Mg(2+) transporter ALR1 (similar to uniprot|Q08269 Saccharomyces cerevisiae YOL130W ALR1 Plasma membrane Mg(2+) transporter expression and turnover are regulated by Mg(2+) concentration overexpression confers increased tolerance to Al(3+) and Ga(3+) ions and similar to YFL050C uniprot|P43553 Saccharomyces cerevisiae YFL050C ALR2 Probable Mg(2+)transporter; overexpression confers increased tolerance to Al(3+) and Ga(3+) ions), with product MSDDKSVDSGEHEISRTTSAAHSLASLKTEEHTKLYDHRQQHDYVSHNPGPAAPAAAARNPMQGPNLGSYSNSLGVTGSGSREGAAGLTGVSGINFDGDSDDDLSLPNPGSNTYVPIGPSNSSKLGKLKVPGSHSAAHYSKSYSDGSQPHSRRGSHSLGIPLIKKKSRSSSNTSIKGNPLTRTVSSKSQSSQKSRELRRRLTRNASIDSDNSQVSHLSQETEEDVCFPIQKREHTRINGIDFDELEEFTAQEKAINNSHLYSHPAVTTQNTFGQHSGKPPSSTDSSTSSSSAALKYTPRPEAVAQGISFGNNKVEPDEYDEDDIKKMNSNYTSTVPPIPEQTTPFDAPNRFAYFSSDVSETLHAPDLSSLVKPYQSFRQLFNDGAPTWWLDCSCPTDEEMRCLTKTFGIHPLTSEDIRMQETREKVELFKNYYFICFHTFENDMESEDFLEPINVYMVVFANGILTFHFNPISHCANVRRRVRQLRDYVGVNSDWICYALVDDITDSFAPVIQSIEYEADAIEDSVFMTRDMNFAVMLQRIGEGRRKTMTLMRLLSGKADVIKMFAKRCQDDINGIGPALTSQVNIANLQFKMPPDSAPSIEKRQQPRADIAMYLGDIQDHIVTMFQNLSSYEKIFSRSHANYLAQLQVESFNSNNKVTEMLGKVTMIGTMLVPLNVITGLFGMNVRVPGQPDGEGTFGWFFGILGFIFLFAAGSLVFSSYWLSRINPPTTLNEAATSGTKSIINFKSRSLKNPQFNQPTKSNKSMLSFSTNKMGRYE from the coding sequence ATGTCTGATGATAAATCAGTTGATTCCGGAGAACACGAGATTTCTCGTACTACTTCAGCAGCACATTCTTTGGCGTCATTGAAAACTGAAGAGCATACTAAGTTGTATGATCATAGACAGCAACATGACTACGTTTCTCATAATCCTGGGCCGGCTGCACCGGCTGCAGCTGCGCGTAATCCCATGCAGGGTCCAAACTTGGGATCGTACTCGAATTCACTAGGAGTTACGGGCTCAGGTTCCCGCGAAGGAGCAGCAGGATTAACTGGAGTATCTGGTATAAACTTTGATGGTGATTCCGATGATGATCTTAGCCTTCCAAACCCTGGCTCCAATACGTATGTTCCTATCGGTCCTTCAAACTCAAGCAAGCTTGGGAAGCTGAAAGTGCCTGGTTCCCATTCTGCCGCACATTATAGCAAATCCTATTCTGATGGCTCTCAACCTCATTCAAGACGCGGGTCGCATTCATTAGGTATTCcattgatcaagaagaaatcgaGATCTTCATCCAATACTTCCATCAAAGGGAACCCTCTAACAAGAACAGTCTCCTCTAAGTCTCAGAGCTCTCAAAAATCGAGAGAACTGAGACGTCGTCTTACAAGAAATGCCTCCATCGATAGTGATAATTCACAAGTGTCACACCTGTCTCAAGAGACGGAAGAAGATGTGTGTTTCCCTATTCAAAAAAGGGAACATACACGCATTAACGGTATTGATTTCGATGAATTAGAAGAATTTACGGCACAAGAAAAAGCCATAAACAACAGCCATCTATATTCCCACCCTGCTGTGACGACTCAGAATACTTTTGGTCAACATTCAGGTAAACCACCATCTTCAACAGATTCGTCCACCTCTTCATCATCCGCAGCTCTCAAGTATACTCCTAGACCAGAAGCTGTTGCCCAAGGGATCTCTTTCGGTAATAATAAAGTTGAGCCGGATGAGtatgacgaagatgatatcaaaaagatgaacTCAAATTACACTTCTACGGTTCCTCCAATACCAGAACAGACAACTCCATTTGATGCACCCAATAGATTTGCCTATTTTAGTTCTGACGTATCTGAAACTTTGCATGCTCCAGACCTCTCGTCACTAGTGAAGCCTTATCAATCATTTAGACAATTATTCAATGATGGTGCTCCTACCTGGTGGTTGGACTGCAGTTGCCCTACAGATGAGGAAATGAGGTGCTTGACCAAAACATTTGGAATTCATCCCTTGACATCAGAAGATATCAGAATGCAAGAAACTCGTGAAAAAGTggaacttttcaaaaactATTATTTCATCTGTTTCCATACGTTCGAAAATGATATGGAATCGGAGGACTTTTTAGAGCCCATTAACGTCTATATGGTTGTTTTTGCGAACGGTATTCTAACTTTCCACTTTAACCCAATCTCACATTGTGCCAATGTCAGAAGACGTGTGAGACAACTTAGAGATTATGTCGGCGTAAACTCAGATTGGATATGTTACGCCTTAGTAGATGATATCACAGATAGTTTTGCACCTGTTATTCAATCAATCGAATATGAAGCAGATGCAATAGAAGATTCAGTGTTTATGACCAGAGACATGAATTTCGCTGTAATGCTTCAGAGAATTGGTGAAGgaagaaggaaaacaaTGACACTAATGAGATTACTCAGCGGTAAAGCAGATGTTATCAAAATGTTTGCCAAAAGATGCCAGGACGATATCAATGGCATCGGCCCTGCGTTAACTTCTCAAGTGAATATTGCAAAccttcaattcaagatGCCCCCAGACAGCGCTCCTTCTATCGAAAAAAGACAACAACCTAGAGCCGATATTGCAATGTACCTTGGTGATATTCAAGATCATATCGTTACCATGTTCCAAAATTTGTCATCTTAtgaaaagatcttttccAGATCCCATGCCAATTACTTGGCACAGCTTCAAGTggaatctttcaattctaacAATAAAGTCACAGAAATGTTGGGTAAGGTTACCATGATCGGTACCATGCTTGTTCCCCTCAATGTTATCACCGGTTTATTTGGTATGAATGTTCGTGTCCCTGGTCAACCTGATGGTGAAGGTACTTTCGGCTGGTTTTTCGGTATCTTGGGTTTCATATTTTTGTTCGCAGCGGGATCCCTAGTATTCTCGTCGTACTGGCTTTCCAGAATAAACCCCCCAACCACATTGAACGAGGCGGCAACGTCTGGTACCAAATCTATTATAAACTTCAAGAGTAGATCATTGAAGAATCCCCAATTTAATCAACCGACTAAATCCAATAAGTCGATGCTCAGTTTCTCCACCAACAAAATGGGAAGATATGAATAA
- the STB1 gene encoding Stb1p (weakly similar to uniprot|P42845 Saccharomyces cerevisiae YNL309W STB1 Protein with a role in regulation of MBF-specific transcription at Start phosphorylated by Cln-Cdc28p kinases in vitro unphosphorylated form binds Swi6p and binding is required for Stb1p function expression is cell-cycle regulated): protein MSSLSPKKQQELADKILERAELAQMARKLKLGLSKVASPKKSNPSNVALGNRNKKGNSSGPDSVNIPTSAGRSRARSVSKPNHISESPTRRSAMKPPSRNNAVDGSTAGNTFTSSFNATERKTKNLDTRMDHLTVLNGEKSADDSSEPAVPSTPKASSSQLGSDSKVLNEEGADLLMYLATSPYASANHPSSSGRRPSASSNYGNSMINHGIPSTPSSNAYINQTTVGPESQLNDIVRLSHMKERASSSSPQSTFKQPVMIPTNSMHDLMQSPSTSMFTSPRRRLTTDDQQLLVPGTPSRIGLSASSMTSDQFNDSQSKIGSLLKTPNFNMGDYVHTLFSPSPRIDTSSQPKE, encoded by the coding sequence ATGTCCTCACTATCTCCTAAGAAACAACAGGAGCTTGCTGATAAAATTCTGGAAAGAGCAGAATTGGCACAGATGGCTAGAAAACTTAAGCTAGGGCTAAGTAAAGTTGCCTCGCCCAAGAAGAGTAACCCCTCCAACGTTGCGTTGGGGAACAGGAATAAAAAAGGGAACAGTTCAGGTCCCGATTCAGTTAACATTCCAACGTCTGCAGGCAGATCTAGAGCGAGATCAGTATCGAAGCCAAACCATATCTCGGAATCACCAACCAGAAGGTCTGCTATGAAGCCACCTTCCAGGAATAATGCTGTAGACGGTAGCACAGCTGGGAACACTTTTACGTCGTCATTTAACGCGACAGAAAGGAAAACTAAGAATTTGGATACACGTATGGACCACTTAACAGTTCTTAACGGTGAGAAATCGGCGGACGACAGTTCGGAACCTGCAGTGCCTTCAACTCCGAAGGCCAGCTCTTCCCAATTGGGCAGTGACTCAAAAGTACTCAACGAAGAAGGTGCGGATCTGTTGATGTATTTGGCAACAAGTCCATATGCGTCGGCTAACCATCCTTCTAGTAGTGGAAGGAGGCCGAGTGCATCTAGCAACTATGGGAACTCAATGATAAACCATGGTATTCCATCTACACCTTCATCAAATGCATACATCAACCAGACCACTGTGGGGCCGGAATCACAGTTAAATGATATCGTTAGGTTGTCACATATGAAAGAGAGAGCCTCGTCCAGTTCACCACAATCGACTTTCAAACAACCAGTCATGATCCCAACTAACAGCATGCATGATTTGATGCAATCTCCATCGACTTCCATGTTCACTTcaccaagaagaagactaACGACAGATGATCAACAACTGTTAGTGCCTGGAACCCCATCTAGGATCGGATTGTCTGCTTCATCAATGACATCAGATCAATTCAACGATTCTCAATCAAAGATCGGATCTTTACTTAAGACTCCCAACTTTAATATGGGAGACTACGTACATACACTTTTCTCGCCATCTCCAAGGATAGATACCTCATCTCAACCTAAGGAATGA
- the ZIM17 gene encoding Zim17p (similar to uniprot|P42844 Saccharomyces cerevisiae YNL310C ZIM17 Essential component of the mitochondrial import system zinc finger protein that may act with Pam18p to facilitate recognition and folding of imported proteins by Ssc1p (mtHSP70) in the mitochondrial matrix), with amino-acid sequence MMNRFGLVVRNAAKNGIRIIRPVTKSSPEIYRPLFSHLVRTTYNTRGFHASVRKLDEAEDAAAKFKNLGSMKVDKPMLMIAFTCKKCNTRSSHTMSKQAYTKGTVLIKCPGCDNRHLIADHLKIFNDNHITIEDIMKAEGESVSLTTDDLAFEDIPDSLKNVIGHYAKDAPEEMKKKLDNEKVHHLPSTEK; translated from the coding sequence ATGATGAACAGATTTGGTTTGGTCGTTCGCAATGCTGCGAAGAATGGAATCAGAATCATAAGACCGGTTACAAAGTCATCGCCTGAAATTTATCGTCCACTATTTAGTCACCTGGTGCGTACTACGTACAATACCAGAGGATTCCATGCGAGTGTGCGAAAGCTtgatgaagcagaagatgCTGCTGctaaattcaaaaatttagGGTCCATGAAAGTGGATAAACCGATGTTAATGATTGCGTTCACTTGTAAGAAATGTAATACTAGGTCATCGCACACAATGTCGAAACAAGCATACACTAAGGGAACTGTGTTAATAAAGTGTCCTGGCTGTGACAATAGACATCTTATTGCAGACCATTTGAAAATCTTTAACGATAATCATATTACTATCGAGGATATCATGAAGGCAGAAGGTGAGTCTGTCTCATTGACCACCGACGATTTGgcatttgaagatattccGGATTCGTTGAAGAATGTTATTGGTCACTACGCAAAGGATGctccagaagaaatgaagaaaaaactgGACAACGAAAAAGTGCATCATTTGCCAAGTACTGAGAAATGA
- the SKP2 gene encoding putative SCF ubiquitin ligase complex subunit SKP2 (similar to uniprot|P42843 Saccharomyces cerevisiae YNL311C F-box protein) yields MRGLQLFGGGSRRSVESERPLLNTKESVLVPTGPHLLKLPDKLLERILENLDIPTYLSLIQVNKKLYQLICERFLFKHVVLMNKNALLKFNALIECKSLTLRNDISYLVKTVEFVDPEYHDSLFKYSKYYNTGFADTVIGGSYSFSERQGRSTDIRTSSRSASVSSTRSRTKQGASEVYHQLSKLESKFLDYTYIELMLNIIDSLPNVSHVILSQVEKNFKIPLWYSVLNDGSKDFFKKIIKGQGSMTVEDLRTFRVSSDWIKQYEETFHSLSRFKRLSIKAKTNLVLKPNLLCCFGVFDELMLENITITPESIDTPLEYLPLYMRIGHDKCLDLHLPVQTLELKSCVIKAGNGLMRLLYSFFFRVRKLSLFDLQSKYDLLLINCFGSLTHLTIDCNSTCFVNVKPTDESYYFPEEPMQDDMDDLKTLIDPQKGVKLTAPPPTTPVVVVMSNGKLINTEASTPRKPALLTTEQAHYFGSSSISPFHSYFHHFKRLWERIPNSGVHLTIVNIPFTNVFPLVPELVWERFLTSDQDTLYDNSDDENNHELDEYWWDPKIKENLERATHFNNDIDISEEDFSPRKWNDFHRINSFKDIPNVNVWYFLKLLSKFQSVEIRMLRQWLFCTPRTRYDWELLLRPVLNGRVPVTVKDNAGYLLYSYGNSKKT; encoded by the coding sequence ATGAGAGGACTACAGTTGTTTGGAGGAGGAAGTAGGAGAAGTGTTGAAAGCGAAAGGCCTTTATTGAATACCAAAGAGTCAGTTTTAGTGCCTACTGGACCGCACCTTTTGAAGTTACCAGATAAATTGCTGGAACGAATCCTGGAGAATCTTGATATTCCAACATACTTGTCACTGATACAAGTCAACAAGAAGTTATATCAGCTAATTTGTGAAAGGTTTTTATTTAAACATGTGGTTTTAATGAATAAGAACGCATTGTTAAAATTCAACGCTTTGATTGAATGCAAAAGTCTTACTCTGAGAAATGATATCAGTTATCTGGTGAAAACTGTTGAATTCGTGGATCCAGAATATCATGATTCTCTGTTCAAATATAGCAAATACTATAACACTGGGTTTGCGGACACTGTAATAGGTGGCTCGTATTCATTCAGTGAAAGACAGGGACGATCGACAGATATCAGAACATCGTCTAGATCTGCATCCGTGTCCTCTACAAGATCAAGAACTAAACAAGGTGCTTCAGAGGTATATCATCAACTTTCCAAACTTGAATCTAAATTCCTTGACTACACTTACATTGAATTGATGCTAAATATCATAGATTCACTTCCTAACGTTTCACACGTTATTCTCTCTCAGGTGGAGAAGAACTTCAAGATCCCATTATGGTATTCAGTTTTAAATGATGGCTCTAAggatttcttcaagaagattATTAAAGGTCAAGGGTCAATGACAGTAGAGGATTTGAGAACATTTAGGGTTTCCAGTGATTGGATTAAACAATACGAGGAAACATTCCATTCTCTATCTAGATTCAAACGACTATCTATCAAGGCGAAGACTAACCTAGTTCTAAAGCCTAACTTGCTTTGTTGCTTTGGTGTTTTTGATGAGTTAATGTTGGAAAATATCACCATTACTCCTGAATCCATTGATACACCATTGGAATATTTGCCGCTATATATGCGAATAGGACACGACAAATGTTTGGATCTACATCTTCCAGTTCAAACATTGGAACTCAAATCCTGTGTCATCAAAGCTGGTAATGGACTTATGAGATTATTGTACTCGTTCTTTTTCCGTGTCAGAAAGTTATCATTGTTTGATCTTCAAAGTAAATATGATCTccttttgataaattgCTTTGGTTCTCTCACGCACCTAACCATAGACTGTAATAGTACATGCTTTGTCAATGTCAAACCTACTGATGAGTCATATTATTTTCCAGAAGAACCTATGCAGGACGATATGGATGATCTCAAGACACTGATAGACCCTCAGAAAGGTGTAAAACTAACAGCACCACCGCCAACTACACCAGTGGTTGTTGTAATGAGCAATGGGAAGTTAATAAACACCGAAGCTAGCACACCACGGAAACCAGCACTTTTAACAACAGAACAAGCACATTACTTTGGATCCTCATCGATATCTCCTTTCCATTCTTATTTCcatcatttcaaaagattgtGGGAACGGATTCCAAACTCAGGAGTACATTTGACAATAGTTAATATCCCCTTCACGAATGTATTTCCCTTAGTTCCTGAACTTGTGTGGGAACGCTTTTTGACTAGTGATCAAGACACCCTCTACGATAATTCAGACGATGAAAATAACCATGAGTTGGACGAGTATTGGTGGGatccaaaaataaaagaaaatcttGAACGAGCGACtcatttcaataatgaTATAGACAtctctgaagaagatttttCACCCAGGAAATGGAATGATTTCCATAGGATTAACTCTTTCAAGGACATTCCTAATGTCAACGTTTGGTACTTCTTGAAGCTTTTGTCTAAGTTTCAGTCCGTTGAGATTCGAATGTTACGTCAATGGTTGTTCTGCACTCCTCGTACGAGATATGATTGGGAACTCTTATTACGACCTGTGTTAAATGGCAGAGTACCTGTCACAGTGAAGGATAATGCTGGATATTTGTTATATTCCTATGGAAATTCTAAAAAAACATGA
- the GAS4 gene encoding 1,3-beta-glucanosyltransferase (similar to uniprot|Q08271 Saccharomyces cerevisiae YOL132W GAS4 Putative 1,3-beta-glucanosyltransferase has similarity to Gas1p localizes to the cell wall), whose product MHRLIIGVLFFVSSVLADIHPIEIRGKHFYDSVTDEPFFIRGIDYQPGGSSDVTDEKDPLSDVSVCARDIPLFQDLGINAVRVYSLNPDLNHDKCMTMLASAGIYLILDVNSPLINQHLNRYEPWTTYNPIYLEHVFKLIAQFIPYNNTLGFIAGNEIINDKRSAQRSPPYIKQLVGDMKGYIKAHSPRAIPVGYSAADDLKYRVSLSKYLECEDKGTHDSSVDFYGVNSYQWCGDQDFQSSGYDKLVDAYKDYSKPVFFSEFGCNEVTPRKFGEIPTLYSDRMYHTFSGGLVYEFTQEVNNYGLVSVNEETGDVYLLEDFEALKNQYKQTPHPTSTDLKISQDKSTSRIVNNSPACTNKYTNLDITAKVVPKLATEFIRKGVKCDKGKYVNLDKSDLTCNSKYYDANGNQLSRSPKFSIVNEVGSVKLTGPEKKASNSGNGLRLSRTNLILGCSMVLGFILDIVSIMFF is encoded by the coding sequence atgcATAGATTGATAATAGGTgtacttttctttgtctcCTCTGTTTTAGCTGATATACACCCCATAGAAATTCGAGGAAAACACTTTTATGATTCTGTCACAGATGAACCATTCTTTATAAGAGGTATTGACTATCAACCAGGTGGATCTAGTGACGTTACAGATGAAAAGGATCCCTTATCAGATGTTTCCGTTTGTGCAAGAGATATACCTTTGTTTCAGGATTTGGGAATCAATGCAGTGCGTGTTTATTCGTTAAATCCAGATCTAAACCATGATAAATGTATGACAATGCTAGCAAGTGCTGGAATATATCTAATCCTTGACGTGAACTCACCTTTAATAAATCAGCACTTAAATCGATATGAACCCTGGACTACTTATAATCCAATTTATTTAGAAcatgttttcaaattgattGCACAATTCATTCCTTATAATAACACGTTAGGCTTTATTGCAGGAAACGAAATAATCAACGACAAAAGGTCTGCTCAGAGATCTCCACCGTATATTAAACAGTTGGTGGGAGATATGAAGGGGTACATCAAAGCTCACTCTCCTCGAGCAATTCCTGTTGGATATTCGGCCGctgatgatttgaaatatagaGTATCATTATCCAAGTATTTGGAATGCGAAGATAAAGGAACTCATGATTCTTCTGTGGACTTCTATGGTGTAAACTCCTACCAGTGGTGCGGCGATCAGGATTTCCAAAGCTCAGGATATGACAAATTGGTAGATGCGTACAAAGACTACTCTAAGCCAGTATTCTTTTCGGAATTTGGATGTAATGAAGTGACCCCGAGAAAATTTGGAGAAATACCGACATTATACTCTGATAGAATGTATCATACGTTCAGTGGTGGATTAGTTTATGAGTTCACCCAAGAAGTAAACAATTACGGCTTGGTCTCAGTTAATGAAGAGACCGGCGATGTTTATCTATTAGAGGACTTTGAGGCGCTCAAAAACCAATACAAGCAAACACCACATCCAACAAGCACAGACTTAAAAATAAGTCAAGACAAGTCTACATCTAGGATAGTTAACAACAGTCCTGCATGTACCAACAAATACACCAATTTGGATATCACTGCGAAAGTAGTTCCGAAATTAGCCACTGAATTTATCAGAAAGGGTGTTAAATGCGATAAAGGTAAATATGTGAATTTAGACAAGTCAGACTTAACTTGCAATAGCAAATACTATGATGCAAATGGAAATCAGTTAAGTAGGAGCCCAAAGTTCTCGATTGTCAATGAAGTAGGTTCCGTGAAGTTAACTGGACCAGAAAAAAAGGCTTCAAACTCAGGAAATGGATTAAGACTCTCTAGAACAAACCTCATCTTAGGATGTAGTATGGTGCTTGGCTTTATTTTAGATATAGTTTCAATCATGTTTTTTTAG
- the RFA2 gene encoding Rfa2p (similar to uniprot|P26754 Saccharomyces cerevisiae YNL312W RFA2 Subunit of heterotrimeric Replication Factor A (RF-A) which is a highly conserved single-stranded DNA binding protein involved in DNA replication repair and recombination) translates to MQSAKQQIQDGPYVIMGQELHHVSFVGVIRNVADNTSNVTLTVEDGTGQIEFRKWTNDSNDMSHASQEDQNGDYNSQVAQDYSVGKYIKVYASLREFSGKMNVQYAVVKHIDSFNEILAHHLEVIKAFAVANGNLSVDSTVAVNGANTETNSLFVQDNEPPKSATEKVLDFIRAQCAGKDSNSFSVQTKLISQSLNMIEDDVRMYCQTLTEQGYIYPTFDEFTFFIL, encoded by the coding sequence ATGCAATCCGCAAAGCAACAAATTCAAGATGGACCATACGTTATAATGGGTCAAGAACTTCACCATGTGTCATTTGTTGGTGTCATTAGAAACGTTGCTGATAATACATCGAATGTTACTCTTACAGTTGAAGATGGGACTGGGCAAATCGAATTCCGAAAATGGACTAATGATAGCAATGATATGTCGCACGCCTCTCAAGAGGACCAAAATGGTGATTATAACTCGCAAGTAGCACAAGACTACTCGGTAGGGAAATACATCAAGGTATACGCTTCTCTAAGAGAATTCAGTGGTAAGATGAATGTACAATACGCTGTAGTAAAGCATATTGATTCattcaatgaaattctAGCACATCACCTGGAGGTAATTAAGGCATTTGCTGTGGCTAACGGTAACTTGAGTGTTGACTCAACGGTGGCAGTTAACGGAGCTAATACTGAAACCAATAGTTTATTTGTACAAGATAACGAGCCTCCAAAATCAGCCACTGAAAAAGTTTTGGATTTTATCAGAGCCCAGTGCGCTGGCAAGGATTCAAACTCTTTCTCTGTGCAGACTAAACTTATCTCTCAATCTTTGAACAtgattgaagatgatgtcAGAATGTATTGTCAAACTCTAACAGAACAAGGTTACATATACCCTACCTTCGACGAGTTCACCTTCTTTATCTTATAA